Genomic DNA from Parasteatoda tepidariorum isolate YZ-2023 chromosome 3, CAS_Ptep_4.0, whole genome shotgun sequence:
ttaaagctatagtccACTCAGAAAGTGTAATAGACAAACTTTCTTACAcatctctaaagcaaacaacaattgaatctGTTTAAGTgtgaaaagtgtttttagaataaatatggaatagtaaataaggtaagaaaagagcatttttctttattctaccatcgataacatgctattttcgataattcgaattttcggtatctcaaattttttctcctctcccttcaagttcgagatattgaggtttgactgtatatgtaatattaactttcaaactttaaaaatggacCATTATATAACTCATCTGTTCATTGTTGTTAACTttctaaggaaaaaaagtagcaaagcaAAATCATGTCTACCTTTATGGAGGAACTGAGAGCAGATGGTACCATGGCGTGTATCCCCCGTTCAGCTAAAAGTTTATTGAGGCTCCGACCAGTTAAGGGGAATTGTGATGTTCTCTGCTGGGGACTATTTAAAGTAGATGGGGGTTGGGAGGTAATTCTGGTAGACAGCTGTAGAGATGGATAACTGGAAAGGCAGACAAAGGATGACAGAACACATAAGTAGGAAGGTAGAATATTACACCCATATAGAAAGAATATGGTTAAGATAATCAGGTGGAACTGATACTTTAATATTGTAACAGATATATAGGGTAGTTAGTTTCTTTTACAGTGAAATAAATAccacagaaaagaaaatataacccCCAAAAAACAGGTTTCTTCTCAACtagaaattattcatatttttacaatcggtttagtttaaaattacgaatGACTTTCTTGGTTACTATTTCACGAATAAAGAATATcttattaaatcatataaacatagaaaaaaattatttctacagAAAATCTATCAATATtagtgaaaacaaatttttacaaatatccaattatcaagtttttattaataaaatatattattgaaagtgccacaaaataaatttaatatttttaagtataaatactTTACAAATTATATGCATAATGTATGCAATGATGGCAAGTAATATTTGCATgggtaataagaattttttgttgttatataCAATCTACCATTGAGTTGTACTCAAATCAAGGAGACAAAAAGGTATTAGTGtacaaaactattaaatttgctaactttttaacacaaattaCTAAATTGCAACACCATTTAAACTAACaccataaaagtttttaaatgaatgaaatgcaaagattagttttaaagtaaattaatttcatttagtaaaaatcataataatttaattgcaaatatcattttcaaataatatttctagCAAAACCCATTCTTAATTTCTTTGTGTGAATATCTACATTATGTAAATTGGGACTAagctaatattaattattaaatcaatatctttataaaatgttgTTAGATTTGAGATTGATTAATAATCATGAATTCAGTCATgatagacaattttttaatgcgctaagcacaattttgtttaatttaaaaatactggaaaaaataataaaacaaacatgaaatttttatagcatatttttttttaattttatggccaattcaaagtatcataagtctcatctttaataaaatattgaagtttacagtgtaaataaaatctcattttaaaccTGAAGATAAGTAGTCAGTACACATTgttggaattaaaattagagatcacaatggtaaaattttactaaaaacagcTTACCTAGGTGTTACACTCGTAGAATCCATGCGTGGCAAGGCAGAGGTGGTAAATGTAAAAACAGATGTAGTACTCTCAAACCTTTTACCAGGATGTGAACCATCtgcaagaaaaaagttttaaaaatagaaaatgaaaatcaacAAAGAAaacttgtataaaataaaccaatataaaacaataacataCCATCATCTTCTTCATAATCACCAAGACTAACATTTTCATCTAAATCTTGGAGTTTTGATTCACCTTTAATTTTAACGCCTGGTCTTTGTTCGAATATGCCACTCAAGTTAGGTGTGGCAAGTTTTTGCCAATGATGTAAAGTTTGAGAGCCTGTAAAAATACAGAGTTAAACAATTGATTCTAACATTATGGCAGGCTCAATAaatggttaatatttttaattatcaacatGAAGACTTAATTTATagctaatataaaattttttgaaaactttacttTCACAAATATACTCGTttagggcagtgtttcccaaagtgtggtatgcGTACCCCCAGGGGCACAGGAACAATTTAGCGGAGATACATGTTCTTatgtgaaatatcttgcaacaaacgaaaattttaaaaaaaaattattttaaaacaaagttagctatgaaaatttacgattatgtatttttctattggcaatttttttcagatttaacagttaataattagtggtgtcaatcAGTTGTgacttttaacttttgtgcaatttttttatcacagcaaaaagcaatatcatccttctcactgatgcaaataaacttattaacaaaacttgtatcaaaaaagaaaaataaacacatttttaaaaaaatacataaatttttttattagtggtacacagcattacgaaaaatttagaaagggtacacaaaagtcataagtttgggaaacaatGGTTTAGGTGATAGAGcattcacctcccaatgaggagaatcgggtttgaatcccagcgatggctggtcgatacaaattccgcttacggcttgcactgaccacagtgctgacgtaaaaatatcctcagtggtagacggataatgggtcagagtccccttgccgccacgctaacagtgggaggtttttgtggttttcctcaccatgtaatgcaaatgtgggttagttccctcaaaaagtcctccaccaTGGAGAATTTatctaatacttgatccaggagttccttctgaattgggttctaaattacaagactacggaattGAAGATTAGTAGTTGTaagcccaaaaaattgggttggcaatttaacgacggttataaaataaaataaaatataccattATGACTAATTAATAGTTTGAATTAACTTGTATCGAACTTTGATTCCTTTTAACACCTGTACTTTGTTCCTATAGGCCAAGTAAGGTGTGGTAAGTTTTTGAGAATGATGTAATTTCAGATGTTCATATTGGGtctaaatcacattttttaaaacaatacacaACATTCCCATAACTATTTCTGTATTCAATTACTCAGGTATGTGTCTCAAACTTTAgggtaattttataatagaagAGTTGAATCAGTAACCATAGATCGttgaattgattttgtttctgGTATACTTAAGGCTTCCTTTCcagcaaatttcataattgtctATTTTTGGCAGAGGCAGATAATGACATTGAAAGTTCTGCAAAATTTCAACTTCTTGGTATTTTGAGAGTCTATAGCAGCCTTAGTGTTTGATTTACTTTAATGACTGAGTATAAAAAGACGGAAtcagcaaaatttcaaaaaacccAAGTTATATCAACAAAAATTAGggtttgacaaaaataaaataggagaTCACCAcgtaataaactaatttaaaattatgtaaaactttaactcaaattcataaaatttttgaagttatttgataagtttataaacattttaaaaactgtgcattaattttataatgaataactTCTATTCTAATATGCATTACAAACTtaacttgaaaatattgttaaacttctaattttaagatgtaatacttggaaatatttaaaaaaatgtaaaagaaaaataataaatttaaaaaaaaaaaattaaaaaaaactttaaatcagaACTATTTACTATTCCACAATAAAGgggatgatttaaaaaaaataaaattatgtatttatcttATTACATCTTATCATTATCTTATCTTATCTTTATATCTTATCTTATCTTTatcttattcatttaaaattttcattataggCATATCCACTCACTTTGTATATTCTATATGATCTCTTTCTTGTTTAAACAATGAAGAATTACAATTATATGTAACACTGTTTTTCAATCATAAATACAGAAATGTTTACccacataaaaagaaaactttataaaacttattagaaaaatcaaaatcaaaacaatgaaTGAATATGTAcagaaaactattataaataaacaataactaAAGGAGTATTTCTCAAatcatttttcgtaaaaattagtGACTTTCTTTAGCTAAGATAtttgtaaacttaattttttagttatcctACCATCTTCATCTAATGCAATAAAgttttatgtgaaataaaacacataaatcTGACACCATtgtcaatcaaaattatttttatatccctttaggaaatatttatttcaattctgaCTATCATTCACATAGTTAACAgacaaatcttttaaattttacaacagtGAACTTTGAAAACTATGGGTCTTTAGAACCCAGAGGCTATCAAATTTCTAGGTCTGCTTTTACTAAACGCTGGTCTCTATtccctatttaaaatatgaaatctctACCTCTTTATCCATCcattaatatttacattcatTATTATTCTATCTATTGATAAACaagacaaataatttcaaaacaagatgggttatattaaacaataaaggTTTTTAATTAGGACTGACGAAACACCTACATCAAAACTAAGGGACAcgtaacttattttttgatttatctcCACGACTTTTGGCATAGTAGACACATTAAAGCGCGTAGTGGGATCACCATTCTAATAATCTATTCATCTGAGTTTCATTAAAGAGTAAATTAGTATAATAGAATCCAAAACATTAAGGCCTCAAATACCTTCTAAAGGCTTTATAATCTGTAGCTTTTCAGGAAATTGGTAACGCTTTATTGTGCGCCCatataaagttttcttaaaattggcATTCCAACTATCACCAGAAGCTTGTTGCAGTTCAGTTTGTAAGTCTGAGCAGATGCCGAAACCAGTGTTCACAGTATGTGTGCCTACATCTAAATTGGTTGGTCgcattttttcattctttccaTGAACATAtctagagaaaaagaaaaaaaattactgattgtacttttttcccagaaatttcacaaagaaaaaaaatttagctgtaTATTAAGTAGTTAAATGACAATATCTTCAtaaattccaattaaaattttaaaaaataaataaaattaaaagcagcaGTTGGTgaagtattttctaaaattaaatttgcaaacaaGATATTTAGTAAAACGCTAGAAGTCacgaaagttaatattttcaagtcaatgttgacaattaaaattatgcacatgaaatgacttaaacaaaatgctcttaaaaacatcaattgcaaaaaaataaaataaaaaaaaacagaattcaaCAGAGTAAACTGCAATTCAACAGAGCTGCTTCGAATATAAATGGATATTGTACATAATTATCTTAGTTACAATCTATCCAATTTTCTGAACAACTGTAAGCTTACATACTCAACTTTGAAAAAGTTAGATAAAATACTAGACTAATATCTCTTCTTagttgatttttctaaaataagacTATTATTGTtgatgaaacaaaagaaaaaaatcttaagaaacaACAGGGAAGAAAATTATTCTCagaatttatcaattatttgtgCTCTTCATTATTGATAGCTTAGTTAGGAACTATAGCCTATTAAGAAGATAACTTACGTGTCTGTGTTTTCATCATCAGTGCTGTAGCTTTCCGCATAGGCAGATTCAGAGTCTGATGCGAGGTCATTAAAACCTGATGACAAGGATGATAATTGGCTAAGGGATGAGAAGCAAGTAGAGGTCATGTTATGAGATTTATGACCACCGCTCATAGTATAATGGGAACGGGATGAAGAATTATGACGATGTCTTGGAGGAAAACCGTGATTGGCATATCTAACTGTATTGAACACTTTACGACTGTGACACCtgcatggaaaaaaaagtgcattgaTATAAAGTCACTtgctaaaataacattttatttaagaatataaaaaaaatattaaatatagatGTGCTGAGCATTATAGACATTAACTGATACAGACTTTGACttaggttattttaaaaaattaaagcttttttttgttttcataaattgcTAATAATTCATTAGAGCCGTGATGACTCAGGGTATAGgcgaaccgagttcgaatcctagcgatcGCTAGCCGATTTGAATCTCGCATTCGGCTTGTAgtgaccacagtgctaacgtaaaatatcctcaatggtagattAAGCATGGGTTAGAGCCCGCTTGTCGTGAGACTAACCATGGGTAGTTTCCCTCatcatgtaatgcaaatgacGGTTAATACCATCAAGCCAATTTCTCACAAAACTtgtccaggagtttccttgtcttctggaataggttcaaagttacaaggctaaagagttgaacattaatagtcataaatccaataaaattgggtcggatgttcaacgacggttatgaaatgaaatattacattcattaacaatcagagaaaacaatttttgtcaCATTTAAGTCAATTACAGAAAATCAACATTATAGAAATCAAGTGACTGATTACAAAACAAGACttctttttatctaaaatcATCTCATATAAAgactaagaataaatttatgttatttttctacaGCTATACTTTATTCTCAAACACTGGAACTTGTGAGAGTTCAATAAACTGCTTAATATACTCTTCACATTTGTTAACCAGGATGTTGAGCTGTGTTAACTCTAAACAGACTTGAAAAGATGTTAACTGCTATTCCTATTTCTGATCAAATTGTAAAACTGATTTGAAGTGGAGATATataatccttaaaaaataacacagttGTACAAGTGTGTAATTGTAGTAGaaactttgttattttgaaatttctcaattttcgTTATGTTAAAGCATCTTTACGGGACAAACTGCACatattgttaaaacattttgaaatatcagGATGCAACCATAATATTGATATGAAACTGCCAGTgcaacatttttaacaatatttttagcaagTTTAAAACCTGATCTCTTTTGGAATAACAAGTTACTTTGTTAATACTTAGCTTTGATATATTAATAAGAATCTTTGCTGGATGATCTGCATggtatttagtattaaaataaatcttgattttttatttatttaaaattacaatttaattaataattcttaaaaacaaaactatctaaatctaataaattacaattttgaatagAGTAGTTTCAAttgctgtgataaaaaaaaagtttttttttaaaatttttcgtttattaaaatttgtgtgtGCTGGTAAAttatctctttctttttttaaagtttagaaatgtAATAACAGTATTTATGCCTGAAATACTACTAGGACAGCAGCAGTGGAATTGGACTGAATGTATATTTTGATGGCAGAAGAGTAATTCCTAACACCAAGAGACTAATAACAATACGGGTAAATAAGCTTGTAAATAACAATACGGGCATAagcttacaaaataaaatggtcTTAGAAACTAAGTctgatgcaaaaataaaagaagaggAAATCTGGGGttgcaaataaataagagaaattttcaataacacacCTGAGAGTCATGATACTCAAATTCGTAAGAGAAAAAGTTCTGAAGGAATCTTGGTTAGTGATATATAATAGTTAATAGAGTCATGAGTTCCCGCCACAGATATATTAACCCTGAATagatttaattgataatttgcAGCAAAATCAAcagatttaaagtttttgttctgAGAAATTAATTGCCTTAACgacaaaactgaaattaaattattgaggTAAGGAGTTCTGAATAAAAGTAGACTggatattttagaacaaaaaaagttttaaactgatttcaataaactttgcttcattatgtatcagtataacttaattaaatattcaatgtaaaaattctatttccatAGGAATTTTTgtaggaaacttactcaattttagggaattttctaaaatgtacgaAAAACCAAGAGAATTTTCATTCTGGAACTGAActgagaaactggcaaaatccagtagtctactaGAAAATCCAGTAGAGCACAGAGCTTTGAATAATGCAAGTTACATTATTGTTAAAGTAACAATAACTTACGGCCTTTCATCTGAGGAATAGCCATCGCTGTCTCTACCTAATGACTGCTCTAATTCACTTGCAAGTGAATCTGGATTGATGTAAGAACTGTACATTCCATAGTTCTGCCAAGTGTTCGCACTTGGCAACCGATTTCTTTGAGCTTGCTTAGCCTCTGCTTGCAATTCTTGAAATGCTGCCATAAGCTCACCATACTTCTCTTTCATGTCTATAAGCTCTTCTGACAATTCATGTTGACATTCCTCTGCAATCTCCAGCTTACTCGATAAGCATTCGTTGTCAGCAGAtatctaagaaataaataaaaaaatatcaaattaagtattttaatttaaagtgaatgaaagaaaagaattcatTACTTTAGAAAACTAAAAGTTATAGATTTTATATACTATACGGGGAAAAAATCTGTAATTGACTATACTTTGCCAaatctttgttttaaacatgGATCATAgccaaaattttcaacaaaaaataagcaccttttaggagttttttaagcattcaaaaaatatgtttatgcaCTTTATAATTAGGATATGCAcattaatatcataattaggataTGCACaccaataaaacatttttcttcccATTGGTGAAAGTTCTTCAtacatacattaacaaaatacaaaataattttcatagacTTTATACGTTAATGATAAAATTCCAGCTTTTGATAAAGAACTAGCTTTTGATAATGAACTCTTTTtctgattataataaaaaaaatttatacaaaattttacaaatatcaaaaattgaGTGGctctttctatttttcaaattattatatggtCCCTACACTCATAATAAACAAATCTGAAATCTTAacattgcatttttctttttaaatctacaACCTATTTAAATTGGTAATTGTTATGAGTTGGTCCTAGTATATTCATGACTTACATAATGTTACTTGCACATCACTTTTAGGCAATTAGTCAAtttattaacttgaaaaatacagcaaatttatagctttttaacagctagttaattataaatttttaaatagtaacagcagcaatgaagaaaaattaaacaataaagctTTACTCACATCACGCAACTTTCTTTGCAGATCAACAATTTGGGAGAGCAACTGGGTGATTTCTTCTTGTTGTCGAATGTTATCTTCACTTTTCCTTCCAACTTCTTCTTGAAGAAGGGTTAGCTGCGAATTTGCGTCCCCtatgtgataaaacaaaatattttaaaatgacagaaAACTTAGCATGAAATAGATGCCTATGTAACATATTAACTTTAATGCAAACTTAATTTACAAATGCACCgcaattaaaagattttgaaaaccCTCCATTATTTTGGATcttcattaaaagtttaatctcACAGTatagtatcaaaataaaatttatattgagtatttgtgaaataaaatactttacaaaGAGTGTATTGCTTTTCTGAGAAgaaaatacagatttatttaaCGGACTTCAAGTCAAAAATActaagttaatataaaaaacaagagtttatttaaatcatagttttgtttaaaaacaaatttatatagagtgaaattattgtttaataaatttatatcgaaTATTGGTGAAGTAAAATACCTNNNNNNNNNNNNNNNNNNNNNNNNNNNNNNNNNNNNNNNNNNNNNNNNNNNNNNNNNNNNNNNNNNNNNNNNNNNNNNNNNNNNNNNNNNNNNNNNNNNNNNNNNNNNNNNNNNNNNNNNNNNNNNNNNNNNNNNNNNNNNNNNNNNNNNNNNNNNNNNNNNNNNNNNNNNNNNNNNNNNNNNNNNNNNNNNNNNNNNNNNNNNNNNNNNNNNNNNNNNNNNNNNNNNNNNNNNNNNNNNNNNNNNNNNNNNNNNNNNNNNNNNNNNNNNNNNNNNNNNNNNNNNNNNNNNNNNNNNNNNNNNNNNNNNNNNNNNNNNNNNNNNNNNNNNNNNNNNNNNNNNNNNNNNNNNNNNNNNNNNNNNNNNNNNNNNNNNNNNNNNNNNNNNNNNNNNNNNNNNNNNNNNNNNNNNNNNNNNNNNNNNNNNNNNNNNNNNNNNNNNNNNNNNNNNNNNNNNNNNNNNNNNNNNNNNNNNNNNNNNNNNNNNNNNNNNNNNNNNNNATTTTGATCAAATAAGTGAAAGTTATAGTACGATGTTATATGCTGCTTATATAATGATGTTGGTCCAttaagggttaaaaaaataactgctttctttactgaaaaattttctttactaaaaattaaacttcactgaaaaatttaaatatctatacaaTGGGCTCCTAAACTTTTTTGCCTAAGGGCATCAGATTTCTGCAcctgaaaaatattgcagaaaaacaTCAAATGTTGTAAGGTAATTAAAGGTGTTAATTAGGAAGGAAGGAGGACATCTGACTCTCTTCAAAGCCTAAGAAATTTGAGAAAACCGATTGTctggaacgatcgggaccatcgtttttccggataactgatttttccggttttctgaatctctacaaaaagtcgtttttttaattgttaaacccaactaaaaaaaaaataaatatttggaaataatcttaaaaagaagaaaaaacgaagtattacactaatgattatttccaaaatgatggtaaggtaaacatctttcaaaaaagaaagaaaaatcctaaaatcttataaggaaaaaaaaaaaaacatttaaaaaaaaaattgcgggaaaatttatcaaattttgtttcggtttttttgttttctgatttccggataacaggttctgtactgtacaatATTTTAACTAGTGAACTCATTATATAAACATGCTGCAACTTtgaaatgaatacaaatttccATTTCAGGACAAGAAAgtgaatgaattataattatctatCTGGCAAAAGCATGTCCccttttgtaagtttttattacaaaattcagatcattaattatattaaaaatgttcaatttcatTATGCacattattctaattattttttgttaaatttatacatgtagtaaatttaaaaaacaaaaacaaaatgttaataaaattaaatcactgGCAGGTCAGCAGGCCAGTGATTTAACTTTATTAGACAATTTTTTGGCCATAGAACATAATTTGGAGACCACTGGCCTGTACTAACAACCAATCAACatgcaatctaaaaatttgAGCGTTTCccaattgtcaaaaaatatgacTTCCCTCTAAAGtctttatattaagaaataataacataCCCAGTTGCTTAACACAATCTGTAATCAactgcatttcttttttctcctcGTCCTCAAGCTCTGCTGACCTGGATATAGCCTATAA
This window encodes:
- the LOC107456800 gene encoding trafficking kinesin-binding protein 1 — encoded protein: MTEQPVATFSNSSTLTDICCRADTAEVELVSLIEEHIPHYKLRADTLTEFGGYENEDWYIQTPALSPDTDIPLSPEVVEETLKYFVLCADRLSQMTKTYNDIDAVTRLLEEKERDLELAARIGQSLLDQNKDLRLRNDQLEQELGNSNDTLTQLKHDLTVKNGLLQIYTQDLDTESDTSSPVKERGFSVSWDLLNRKISNLQEENSLLRTEAISRSAELEDEEKKEMQLITDCVKQLGDANSQLTLLQEEVGRKSEDNIRQQEEITQLLSQIVDLQRKLRDISADNECLSSKLEIAEECQHELSEELIDMKEKYGELMAAFQELQAEAKQAQRNRLPSANTWQNYGMYSSYINPDSLASELEQSLGRDSDGYSSDERPCHSRKVFNTVRYANHGFPPRHRHNSSSRSHYTMSGGHKSHNMTSTCFSSLSQLSSLSSGFNDLASDSESAYAESYSTDDENTDTYVHGKNEKMRPTNLDVGTHTVNTGFGICSDLQTELQQASGDSWNANFKKTLYGRTIKRYQFPEKLQIIKPLEGSQTLHHWQKLATPNLSGIFEQRPGVKIKGESKLQDLDENVSLGDYEEDDDGSHPGKRFESTTSVFTFTTSALPRMDSTSVTPSYPSLQLSTRITSQPPSTLNSPQQRTSQFPLTGRSLNKLLAERGIHAMVPSALSSSIKSVSPPPTPAPSPEGSPPSTPLPFGAVRIPDLVGSASIAKGFHLLKKPRRSRSQPPPKRSAQEAAVGLNLDLMGHVQGIGLKTLLPLKDCGLVKRTCSSETLTTSSQTVTSKITLEQVSLTSTTSNTSIKAEGILKKATTPETALDRPWGYVPPSVSIVKSPAAMGLTPTVAPPLSRMPNPVLQLNSLRSIRPSLSEIGTVGSLRTLRKGGYI